In Labrus bergylta chromosome 1, fLabBer1.1, whole genome shotgun sequence, one genomic interval encodes:
- the odad3 gene encoding coiled-coil domain-containing protein 151 isoform X4, producing the protein MPLSGTVKYPLHDRITEMQRKIQLLEGDRTAYYESSQSTMERNRESIHQLRQDNQLLYTKLAQANAGDENVIKVAFQNRGLEKEIFRNKSGKAALTTLDRSVLSKMKRLNALKHTTQTKQRRLEELNTEYQRMKPEDSSGAQLADAQSRKKVEDSMNLRSLKNSLEKTQFKFKEAESIMASYKKVKSHLQDEALTFQGQLDSLEAEILKHREELNNMQSMNTDAQLSKEAAKMELQQQEESLHKERKERERIIASYRKKAEEHKAQAEKLDRRAQRATIQPDELSSEAQRSSPRMPGEEEKVLSTFEEAFRRIKEATGVTDIQEIVERFISQKETHQRLEKLKEDNEKVLQQLQEQKELLNQQFQDMKYSGEAKLSSDQQMLEECEQQLQAQQRRCDACEERLDWLVKTLSTVRAGVEHLADKLQQITLTEDAVAEVSPDSDEFVVELMTQCELKLQLLQEELQGKDQAASMKEIEEEEFYIRIAGKLPAYNTRVKLPEDQSLDLFEDEDESEEDESEVISQEALKRQSQLIIDSNSKKKPWKKKKGKF; encoded by the exons ATGCCGCTTAGTGGGACGGTGAAATATCCGCTGCATGACCGAATAACAGAGATGCAGCGTAAAATTCAACTGTTGG agggcgacagAACTGCTTACTATGAGAGCTCTCAGTCAACCATGGAGAGGAACAGAGAGTCCATCCACCAGCTGAGACAGGACAACCAGCTGCTGTACACGAAACTGGCACAGGCAAATGCT GGTGATGAAAATGTGATCAAAGTGGCTTTTCAGAACAGAGGCTTGGAGAAGGAGATCTTCCGCAACAAGTCAGGGAAG GCAGCTCTTACAACACTAGACCGCAGTGTGCTGTCCAAGATGAAACGTCTCAATGCCCTAAAACACACCACTCAGACCAAGCAGCGCCGCCTCGAAGAGTTGAATACAGAATACCAAAGGATGAAACCAGAAGACAGCAGTGGAGCACAGCTTGCTGATGCTCAAAGTCGGAAGAAAGTTGAAGATTCCATG AACCTGCGGTCACTGAAGAATAGCCTGGAGAAGACCCAGTTTAAGTTCAAGGAGGCGGAGAGCATCATGGCTAGctataaaaaagtcaaaagtcaCCTGCAG GATGAGGCCCTCACTTTCCAGGGCCAGCTGGACAGTCTAGAAGCAGAAATCCTGAAGCACAGGGAGGAACTCAACAACATGCAGTCCATGAACACTGATGCTCAGCTCTCTAAAGAAGCTGCTAAG ATGGAGTTACAACAGCAGGAGGAATCGCTCCACAAAGAGCGCAAGGAGAGAGAACGTATTATAGCCAGCTACAGGAAAAAGGCTGAGGAGCACAAGGCCCAAGCTGAAAAATTGGATAGAAGG GCTCAGAGAGCAACTATACAGCCGGATGAGCTGAGCAGTGAGGCCCAGCGCAGCAGCCCCAGGATGCcaggtgaggaggagaaagtCCTCTCCACTTTTGAGGAGGCCTTTAGACGCATTAAGGAGGCCACAGGAGTCACAGATATCCAG GAGATAGTGGAGCGCTTTATCTCACAGAAGGAGACTCACCAACGCCTGGAGAAGCTGAAGGAAGATAATGAGAaagtgctgcagcagctgcaggagcagaAGGAGCTCCTAAACCAACAGTTTCAGGATATGAAATATTCTGGAGAGGCTAAACTCTCCAG TGACCAACAGATGCTGGAGGAGTgcgagcagcagctgcaggctCAGCAGCGTAGGTGTGATGCCTGTGAAGAGCGCCTGGATTGGCTTGTGAAAACCCTCAGTACTGTCAGAGCTGGGGTGGAGCACCTTGCTGACAAACTTCAACAAATCACTCTG ACTGAGGACGCCGTGGCTGAGGTGTCTCCTGACTCAGATGAGTTTGTGGTGGAGCTGATGACTCAGTGTGAGCTGAAGCTGCAGTTACTGCAGGAGGAGCTTCAGGGGAAGGATCAGGCTGCTAGCATGAAGGagatagaggaagaggag TTCTACATCAGGATTGCAGGAAAACTGCCAGCTTATAACACCCGTGTCAAGCTGCCTGAAGACCAAAGTCTGGACCTCTTTGAGGATG AGGATGAGAGTGAAGAGGATGAATCCGAAGTCATCTCACAGGAAGCGCTAAAGCGCCAGTCCCAGCTTATCATTGACTCCAACTCCAAGAAGAAGCcctggaagaagaagaagggcaAGTTCTGA
- the odad3 gene encoding coiled-coil domain-containing protein 151 isoform X3, which yields MPLSGTVKYPLHDRITEMQRKIQLLEGDRTAYYESSQSTMERNRESIHQLRQDNQLLYTKLAQANAGDENVIKVAFQNRGLEKEIFRNKSGKAALTTLDRSVLSKMKRLNALKHTTQTKQRRLEELNTEYQRMKPEDSSGAQLADAQSRKKVEDSMNLRSLKNSLEKTQFKFKEAESIMASYKKVKSHLQGQLDSLEAEILKHREELNNMQSMNTDAQLSKEAAKMELQQQEESLHKERKERERIIASYRKKAEEHKAQAEKLDRRAQRATIQPDELSSEAQRSSPRMPGEEEKVLSTFEEAFRRIKEATGVTDIQEIVERFISQKETHQRLEKLKEDNEKVLQQLQEQKELLNQQFQDMKYSGEAKLSSDQQMLEECEQQLQAQQRRCDACEERLDWLVKTLSTVRAGVEHLADKLQQITLLLCTQLSPMSVQTEDAVAEVSPDSDEFVVELMTQCELKLQLLQEELQGKDQAASMKEIEEEEFYIRIAGKLPAYNTRVKLPEDQSLDLFEDEDESEEDESEVISQEALKRQSQLIIDSNSKKKPWKKKKGKF from the exons ATGCCGCTTAGTGGGACGGTGAAATATCCGCTGCATGACCGAATAACAGAGATGCAGCGTAAAATTCAACTGTTGG agggcgacagAACTGCTTACTATGAGAGCTCTCAGTCAACCATGGAGAGGAACAGAGAGTCCATCCACCAGCTGAGACAGGACAACCAGCTGCTGTACACGAAACTGGCACAGGCAAATGCT GGTGATGAAAATGTGATCAAAGTGGCTTTTCAGAACAGAGGCTTGGAGAAGGAGATCTTCCGCAACAAGTCAGGGAAG GCAGCTCTTACAACACTAGACCGCAGTGTGCTGTCCAAGATGAAACGTCTCAATGCCCTAAAACACACCACTCAGACCAAGCAGCGCCGCCTCGAAGAGTTGAATACAGAATACCAAAGGATGAAACCAGAAGACAGCAGTGGAGCACAGCTTGCTGATGCTCAAAGTCGGAAGAAAGTTGAAGATTCCATG AACCTGCGGTCACTGAAGAATAGCCTGGAGAAGACCCAGTTTAAGTTCAAGGAGGCGGAGAGCATCATGGCTAGctataaaaaagtcaaaagtcaCCTGCAG GGCCAGCTGGACAGTCTAGAAGCAGAAATCCTGAAGCACAGGGAGGAACTCAACAACATGCAGTCCATGAACACTGATGCTCAGCTCTCTAAAGAAGCTGCTAAG ATGGAGTTACAACAGCAGGAGGAATCGCTCCACAAAGAGCGCAAGGAGAGAGAACGTATTATAGCCAGCTACAGGAAAAAGGCTGAGGAGCACAAGGCCCAAGCTGAAAAATTGGATAGAAGG GCTCAGAGAGCAACTATACAGCCGGATGAGCTGAGCAGTGAGGCCCAGCGCAGCAGCCCCAGGATGCcaggtgaggaggagaaagtCCTCTCCACTTTTGAGGAGGCCTTTAGACGCATTAAGGAGGCCACAGGAGTCACAGATATCCAG GAGATAGTGGAGCGCTTTATCTCACAGAAGGAGACTCACCAACGCCTGGAGAAGCTGAAGGAAGATAATGAGAaagtgctgcagcagctgcaggagcagaAGGAGCTCCTAAACCAACAGTTTCAGGATATGAAATATTCTGGAGAGGCTAAACTCTCCAG TGACCAACAGATGCTGGAGGAGTgcgagcagcagctgcaggctCAGCAGCGTAGGTGTGATGCCTGTGAAGAGCGCCTGGATTGGCTTGTGAAAACCCTCAGTACTGTCAGAGCTGGGGTGGAGCACCTTGCTGACAAACTTCAACAAATCACTCTG cTTTTGTGTACTCAGTTATCCCCCATGTCTGTCCAGACTGAGGACGCCGTGGCTGAGGTGTCTCCTGACTCAGATGAGTTTGTGGTGGAGCTGATGACTCAGTGTGAGCTGAAGCTGCAGTTACTGCAGGAGGAGCTTCAGGGGAAGGATCAGGCTGCTAGCATGAAGGagatagaggaagaggag TTCTACATCAGGATTGCAGGAAAACTGCCAGCTTATAACACCCGTGTCAAGCTGCCTGAAGACCAAAGTCTGGACCTCTTTGAGGATG AGGATGAGAGTGAAGAGGATGAATCCGAAGTCATCTCACAGGAAGCGCTAAAGCGCCAGTCCCAGCTTATCATTGACTCCAACTCCAAGAAGAAGCcctggaagaagaagaagggcaAGTTCTGA
- the odad3 gene encoding coiled-coil domain-containing protein 151 isoform X2, whose protein sequence is MPLSGTVKYPLHDRITEMQRKIQLLEGDRTAYYESSQSTMERNRESIHQLRQDNQLLYTKLAQANAGDENVIKVAFQNRGLEKEIFRNKSGKAALTTLDRSVLSKMKRLNALKHTTQTKQRRLEELNTEYQRMKPEDSSGAQLADAQSRKKVEDSMNLRSLKNSLEKTQFKFKEAESIMASYKKVKSHLQDEALTFQGQLDSLEAEILKHREELNNMQSMNTDAQLSKEAAKMELQQQEESLHKERKERERIIASYRKKAEEHKAQAEKLDRRAQRATIQPDELSSEAQRSSPRMPGEEEKVLSTFEEAFRRIKEATGVTDIQEIVERFISQKETHQRLEKLKEDNEKVLQQLQEQKELLNQQFQDMKYSGEAKLSSDQQMLEECEQQLQAQQRRCDACEERLDWLVKTLSTVRAGVEHLADKLQQITLLSPMSVQTEDAVAEVSPDSDEFVVELMTQCELKLQLLQEELQGKDQAASMKEIEEEEFYIRIAGKLPAYNTRVKLPEDQSLDLFEDEDESEEDESEVISQEALKRQSQLIIDSNSKKKPWKKKKGKF, encoded by the exons ATGCCGCTTAGTGGGACGGTGAAATATCCGCTGCATGACCGAATAACAGAGATGCAGCGTAAAATTCAACTGTTGG agggcgacagAACTGCTTACTATGAGAGCTCTCAGTCAACCATGGAGAGGAACAGAGAGTCCATCCACCAGCTGAGACAGGACAACCAGCTGCTGTACACGAAACTGGCACAGGCAAATGCT GGTGATGAAAATGTGATCAAAGTGGCTTTTCAGAACAGAGGCTTGGAGAAGGAGATCTTCCGCAACAAGTCAGGGAAG GCAGCTCTTACAACACTAGACCGCAGTGTGCTGTCCAAGATGAAACGTCTCAATGCCCTAAAACACACCACTCAGACCAAGCAGCGCCGCCTCGAAGAGTTGAATACAGAATACCAAAGGATGAAACCAGAAGACAGCAGTGGAGCACAGCTTGCTGATGCTCAAAGTCGGAAGAAAGTTGAAGATTCCATG AACCTGCGGTCACTGAAGAATAGCCTGGAGAAGACCCAGTTTAAGTTCAAGGAGGCGGAGAGCATCATGGCTAGctataaaaaagtcaaaagtcaCCTGCAG GATGAGGCCCTCACTTTCCAGGGCCAGCTGGACAGTCTAGAAGCAGAAATCCTGAAGCACAGGGAGGAACTCAACAACATGCAGTCCATGAACACTGATGCTCAGCTCTCTAAAGAAGCTGCTAAG ATGGAGTTACAACAGCAGGAGGAATCGCTCCACAAAGAGCGCAAGGAGAGAGAACGTATTATAGCCAGCTACAGGAAAAAGGCTGAGGAGCACAAGGCCCAAGCTGAAAAATTGGATAGAAGG GCTCAGAGAGCAACTATACAGCCGGATGAGCTGAGCAGTGAGGCCCAGCGCAGCAGCCCCAGGATGCcaggtgaggaggagaaagtCCTCTCCACTTTTGAGGAGGCCTTTAGACGCATTAAGGAGGCCACAGGAGTCACAGATATCCAG GAGATAGTGGAGCGCTTTATCTCACAGAAGGAGACTCACCAACGCCTGGAGAAGCTGAAGGAAGATAATGAGAaagtgctgcagcagctgcaggagcagaAGGAGCTCCTAAACCAACAGTTTCAGGATATGAAATATTCTGGAGAGGCTAAACTCTCCAG TGACCAACAGATGCTGGAGGAGTgcgagcagcagctgcaggctCAGCAGCGTAGGTGTGATGCCTGTGAAGAGCGCCTGGATTGGCTTGTGAAAACCCTCAGTACTGTCAGAGCTGGGGTGGAGCACCTTGCTGACAAACTTCAACAAATCACTCTG TTATCCCCCATGTCTGTCCAGACTGAGGACGCCGTGGCTGAGGTGTCTCCTGACTCAGATGAGTTTGTGGTGGAGCTGATGACTCAGTGTGAGCTGAAGCTGCAGTTACTGCAGGAGGAGCTTCAGGGGAAGGATCAGGCTGCTAGCATGAAGGagatagaggaagaggag TTCTACATCAGGATTGCAGGAAAACTGCCAGCTTATAACACCCGTGTCAAGCTGCCTGAAGACCAAAGTCTGGACCTCTTTGAGGATG AGGATGAGAGTGAAGAGGATGAATCCGAAGTCATCTCACAGGAAGCGCTAAAGCGCCAGTCCCAGCTTATCATTGACTCCAACTCCAAGAAGAAGCcctggaagaagaagaagggcaAGTTCTGA
- the odad3 gene encoding coiled-coil domain-containing protein 151 isoform X1, producing the protein MPLSGTVKYPLHDRITEMQRKIQLLEGDRTAYYESSQSTMERNRESIHQLRQDNQLLYTKLAQANAGDENVIKVAFQNRGLEKEIFRNKSGKAALTTLDRSVLSKMKRLNALKHTTQTKQRRLEELNTEYQRMKPEDSSGAQLADAQSRKKVEDSMNLRSLKNSLEKTQFKFKEAESIMASYKKVKSHLQDEALTFQGQLDSLEAEILKHREELNNMQSMNTDAQLSKEAAKMELQQQEESLHKERKERERIIASYRKKAEEHKAQAEKLDRRAQRATIQPDELSSEAQRSSPRMPGEEEKVLSTFEEAFRRIKEATGVTDIQEIVERFISQKETHQRLEKLKEDNEKVLQQLQEQKELLNQQFQDMKYSGEAKLSSDQQMLEECEQQLQAQQRRCDACEERLDWLVKTLSTVRAGVEHLADKLQQITLLLCTQLSPMSVQTEDAVAEVSPDSDEFVVELMTQCELKLQLLQEELQGKDQAASMKEIEEEEFYIRIAGKLPAYNTRVKLPEDQSLDLFEDEDESEEDESEVISQEALKRQSQLIIDSNSKKKPWKKKKGKF; encoded by the exons ATGCCGCTTAGTGGGACGGTGAAATATCCGCTGCATGACCGAATAACAGAGATGCAGCGTAAAATTCAACTGTTGG agggcgacagAACTGCTTACTATGAGAGCTCTCAGTCAACCATGGAGAGGAACAGAGAGTCCATCCACCAGCTGAGACAGGACAACCAGCTGCTGTACACGAAACTGGCACAGGCAAATGCT GGTGATGAAAATGTGATCAAAGTGGCTTTTCAGAACAGAGGCTTGGAGAAGGAGATCTTCCGCAACAAGTCAGGGAAG GCAGCTCTTACAACACTAGACCGCAGTGTGCTGTCCAAGATGAAACGTCTCAATGCCCTAAAACACACCACTCAGACCAAGCAGCGCCGCCTCGAAGAGTTGAATACAGAATACCAAAGGATGAAACCAGAAGACAGCAGTGGAGCACAGCTTGCTGATGCTCAAAGTCGGAAGAAAGTTGAAGATTCCATG AACCTGCGGTCACTGAAGAATAGCCTGGAGAAGACCCAGTTTAAGTTCAAGGAGGCGGAGAGCATCATGGCTAGctataaaaaagtcaaaagtcaCCTGCAG GATGAGGCCCTCACTTTCCAGGGCCAGCTGGACAGTCTAGAAGCAGAAATCCTGAAGCACAGGGAGGAACTCAACAACATGCAGTCCATGAACACTGATGCTCAGCTCTCTAAAGAAGCTGCTAAG ATGGAGTTACAACAGCAGGAGGAATCGCTCCACAAAGAGCGCAAGGAGAGAGAACGTATTATAGCCAGCTACAGGAAAAAGGCTGAGGAGCACAAGGCCCAAGCTGAAAAATTGGATAGAAGG GCTCAGAGAGCAACTATACAGCCGGATGAGCTGAGCAGTGAGGCCCAGCGCAGCAGCCCCAGGATGCcaggtgaggaggagaaagtCCTCTCCACTTTTGAGGAGGCCTTTAGACGCATTAAGGAGGCCACAGGAGTCACAGATATCCAG GAGATAGTGGAGCGCTTTATCTCACAGAAGGAGACTCACCAACGCCTGGAGAAGCTGAAGGAAGATAATGAGAaagtgctgcagcagctgcaggagcagaAGGAGCTCCTAAACCAACAGTTTCAGGATATGAAATATTCTGGAGAGGCTAAACTCTCCAG TGACCAACAGATGCTGGAGGAGTgcgagcagcagctgcaggctCAGCAGCGTAGGTGTGATGCCTGTGAAGAGCGCCTGGATTGGCTTGTGAAAACCCTCAGTACTGTCAGAGCTGGGGTGGAGCACCTTGCTGACAAACTTCAACAAATCACTCTG cTTTTGTGTACTCAGTTATCCCCCATGTCTGTCCAGACTGAGGACGCCGTGGCTGAGGTGTCTCCTGACTCAGATGAGTTTGTGGTGGAGCTGATGACTCAGTGTGAGCTGAAGCTGCAGTTACTGCAGGAGGAGCTTCAGGGGAAGGATCAGGCTGCTAGCATGAAGGagatagaggaagaggag TTCTACATCAGGATTGCAGGAAAACTGCCAGCTTATAACACCCGTGTCAAGCTGCCTGAAGACCAAAGTCTGGACCTCTTTGAGGATG AGGATGAGAGTGAAGAGGATGAATCCGAAGTCATCTCACAGGAAGCGCTAAAGCGCCAGTCCCAGCTTATCATTGACTCCAACTCCAAGAAGAAGCcctggaagaagaagaagggcaAGTTCTGA